One window of the Pempheris klunzingeri isolate RE-2024b chromosome 10, fPemKlu1.hap1, whole genome shotgun sequence genome contains the following:
- the pttg1ipb gene encoding PTTG1 interacting protein b isoform X1 — MQSMVPTRPTMSGLCGATVFVFASIFCAFIITAEAQTATPAPAPTPCALRSNTSCAECLQNVTCLWCTPTKQCMDYPARNILPPSSVCPLNDARWGVCWVNFQVLIITMSVLAGIIIIAVLVCCFCCCKCERIGNRREDAKVERQTRARKARQKERRTEMQLRHDEIRQKYGLAKDNPYSRMDDH, encoded by the exons ATGCAGTCGATGGTTCCCACCCGTCCCACGATGTCCGGACTGTGCGGAGCTACAGTCTTTGTCTTTGCCTCTATTTTCTGCGCTTTTATTATAACAGCAGAAGCGCAGACGGCgactccagctccagctccga CTCCTTGTGCCCTGAGATCCAACACCAGTTGTGCTGAATGCCTGCAGAATGTGACG TGTTTGTGGTGTACACCAACCAAACAATGCATGGACTACCCAGCGAGAAACATCCTGCCCCCCAGCAGTGTGTGTCCACTGAATGATGCTCGATGGGGGGTGTGTTGGG TAAACTTCCAGGTTTTGATCATCACCATGTCAGTGCTGGCcggcatcatcatcatcgccgtGCTtgtctgctgcttctgctgctgcaagtGTGAAAGAATTGG GAACAGAAGAGAAGACGCAAAGGTGGAGCGACAAACCCGTGCGAGGAAGGCCCGTCAGAAAGAGAG GAGAACAGAAATGCAGTTGAGACATGATGAAATCAGGCAGAAATATG GTCTGGCAAAGGATAACCCATACTCCCGTATGGATGATCATTAA
- the pttg1ipb gene encoding PTTG1 interacting protein b isoform X2 produces the protein MQSMVPTRPTMSGLCGATVFVFASIFCAFIITAEAQTATPAPAPTPCALRSNTSCAECLQNVTCLWCTPTKQCMDYPARNILPPSSVCPLNDARWGVCWVNFQVLIITMSVLAGIIIIAVLVCCFCCCKCERIGNRREDAKVERQTRARKARQKERRTEMQLRHDEIRQKYGNWT, from the exons ATGCAGTCGATGGTTCCCACCCGTCCCACGATGTCCGGACTGTGCGGAGCTACAGTCTTTGTCTTTGCCTCTATTTTCTGCGCTTTTATTATAACAGCAGAAGCGCAGACGGCgactccagctccagctccga CTCCTTGTGCCCTGAGATCCAACACCAGTTGTGCTGAATGCCTGCAGAATGTGACG TGTTTGTGGTGTACACCAACCAAACAATGCATGGACTACCCAGCGAGAAACATCCTGCCCCCCAGCAGTGTGTGTCCACTGAATGATGCTCGATGGGGGGTGTGTTGGG TAAACTTCCAGGTTTTGATCATCACCATGTCAGTGCTGGCcggcatcatcatcatcgccgtGCTtgtctgctgcttctgctgctgcaagtGTGAAAGAATTGG GAACAGAAGAGAAGACGCAAAGGTGGAGCGACAAACCCGTGCGAGGAAGGCCCGTCAGAAAGAGAG GAGAACAGAAATGCAGTTGAGACATGATGAAATCAGGCAGAAATATG GAAACTGGACGTGA
- the sumo3b gene encoding small ubiquitin-related modifier 3, with translation MSEEKPKEGVKTENDHINLKVAGQDGSVVQFKIKRHTPLSKLMKAYCERQGLSIRQIRFRFDGQPINETDTPAQLEMEDEDTIDVFQQQTGGVCS, from the exons ATGTCCGAAGAAAAGCCAAAG GAAGGAGTGAAGACTGAGAATGACCACATTAACCTCAAGGTAGCTGGTCAGGACGGATCAGTTGTACAGTTCAAAATCAAAAGGCATACTCCGCTCAGCAAACTAATGAAGGCATACTGCGAAAGACAG GGATTGTCAATTCGTCAGATAAGGTTTAGGTTTGATGGACAGCCGATAAATGAAACggacacacctgcacag ctgGAGATGGAGGATGAGGACACTATTGATGTATTTCAACAACAGACAGGAGGAGTCTGTTCTTAA